One region of Micromonospora ureilytica genomic DNA includes:
- a CDS encoding GH92 family glycosyl hydrolase: MSHTPLAHPLSPRLIAATTAVLLPLGLLVAAPLANAAPTPATPGNFTSSFESADPQPATSTVEVGANGKPVQANLSGTVASLPGSLLGQVSAVTASDENPPREVAANLKDDDPSTKWLVFASTGWVTYQLAKPATVVRYSLTAADDAPSRDPRDFVIQGSNDGSTWTDLDKRAGEKFSGRFATRTYSFTNTNAYGFYRLNVTANSGDSLVQLADWNISDGSDVRPPATPMVSEATAGPNGGYTTKPDVGFTGLAALRYSGGAEGNGRSYATNKLFDVTIPVGPKTRLSYKIFPEFTGGDGRYPSTYTAVDLHFTDGSYLSGRSPADQHGYPLTGAGQGTSKVLFADQWNLVQADLGTVARGKTIDRILLAYDNPQATGETRFQGWLDDVEVTAAPASIDGSKLTNYVDTRRGTNSTGGFSRGNNLPITAVPNGFNFFTPVTDATSDSWEYEYHRVNNEANLPMLQGLAISHEPSPWMGDRNQMSVMPVVGGGPLTGQPASRAVAFRHDDETAQPDLYRVTLQNGLVAEVSPTDHAGIMRFTFPTGQATGSLVFHNGTFTIGTDGTFTGWVDNGSGLSAGRSRMFVSGTFDRAPTASAATSATFDLSGSREVTMRLATSFLSVDQARRNLDLEVTGKSFAQIHAAATASWKDRLGRVEVRGATEAQLVTMYSNLYRLNLYPNSQSENTGTAAAPRWQYASPVAAATGASTATQTGAKVVDGQIYVNNGFWDTYRTVWPAYALLYPDVAAKISDGFVQHYRDGGWIARWSSPGYADLMTGTSANVALAQAYLTGVKLPDPLAAYDAAVKDATVASGRSAVGRKGIESSLFLGYTPTSTGESVSWALEGYINDYGIGNMGAALAKDPATPKSERARLKEESRYFLERARNYVHLFDPKTKLFQGRDAAGNFLAGDPLDWGGVYTETNGWNFAFTAQQDGQGLTNLYGGQKALRDKLDAFFTTPENADRPGGYGGVIHEMLEARAVRMGQLGMSNQPSHHIPYMYNVAGAPAKTQEKVREILRRLYVGSEIGQGYLGDEDNGEMSSWYILSSLGIYPLQAGSSEWAIGSPQFTRMTVHRSSGDIVVNAPNNSAANVYVQDVKVNGKKQRGLSVDVAALAKGGTIDFQMGSKPSSWGTGKNDAPPSLTKGDEAPKPLQDVTGPGLGTATATGGQDASKLFDDSSTTQLTFTSATPQITWAFRGGKQKPKYYTVTSGAGVGDPADWRLQGSNDGLTWTTVDSRTGQVFPWRNQTRPYSIDKPGRFAQFRLAVTKTVGAAQTNLAEVELLAGGDLDLGGGDIAVTAADGVHATTGVPVSVPLATVTGGDASGYQATIDWGDGTPVTAGTVTLSSRAVYRIGGSHTYATPGYHQANVTVTDGDSQSSATVGVEVAYAPASGLTAAFDSVCVGDEGTLAADCDAKSWAYSRAALAAGGVTQGQQRQVPGTELRFTVPVIPAGQPDNATGNGATVVLDLPEDAKSISFIGAGTQGNQSTTGTATFSDGSTASIPIQLSDWTLGGNANGTPSYGNIIVARTAYRLQGTSRDGAQPFLFATAPYQIPAGKTLVSVTLPTQTGDPRSAGRIHVFAVANDGTPAPALTTAAPKDQTATAGQALAANLGAVTGGVPGTTGYRARVQWGDGTVPDDVTIGASGAMSGRHAYAREGTYTVRVTAWDTLSSSTGSFTVTVARGGSQPAIALSASGTVTTGGAITVDGSGFAAGEQVTVSVGTDPARTVKVAASATGTVRASVPTSGDAQPGRYAVTATGASSRTPATATVQVTGEPEARTYQPRVALLTTSGPRGTSIMFDGSGFAPNEVVTIAFGTGLAVSTVRANGDGVISGATVSVPGAAKAGATSVTLNGATSATKVSRPFTVTG; this comes from the coding sequence ATGTCGCACACCCCCCTTGCGCATCCCCTCTCTCCCCGCCTGATCGCGGCCACGACAGCCGTCCTGCTACCGCTGGGCCTGCTCGTCGCCGCGCCCCTGGCGAACGCCGCCCCCACCCCCGCGACGCCCGGCAACTTCACCTCCTCGTTCGAGTCCGCCGACCCGCAGCCCGCCACCAGCACCGTGGAGGTCGGCGCGAACGGAAAGCCGGTCCAGGCCAACCTGAGCGGCACTGTCGCCTCCCTGCCCGGCAGCCTGCTCGGCCAGGTCAGCGCCGTGACCGCGAGCGACGAGAACCCGCCGCGGGAGGTCGCCGCGAACCTCAAGGACGACGATCCGTCGACCAAGTGGCTCGTGTTCGCGTCCACCGGCTGGGTGACCTACCAGCTCGCCAAGCCGGCGACTGTGGTGCGTTACTCGCTGACCGCGGCCGACGACGCACCGAGCCGAGACCCCCGGGACTTCGTCATCCAGGGGTCGAACGACGGCAGCACCTGGACCGACCTGGACAAGCGCGCCGGCGAGAAGTTCAGCGGGCGCTTCGCCACCAGGACGTACAGCTTCACCAACACGAACGCGTACGGCTTCTACCGGCTCAACGTCACAGCGAACTCCGGTGACTCGCTCGTGCAGCTCGCCGACTGGAACATCAGCGACGGCTCGGACGTCCGCCCGCCGGCCACCCCCATGGTCAGCGAGGCGACCGCCGGGCCGAACGGTGGCTACACCACGAAGCCGGACGTCGGGTTCACCGGACTGGCCGCGCTGCGCTACTCCGGCGGCGCCGAGGGCAACGGCCGGTCGTACGCGACGAACAAGCTGTTCGACGTCACCATCCCGGTGGGGCCGAAGACCCGACTGTCGTACAAGATCTTCCCCGAGTTCACAGGCGGGGACGGTCGGTACCCGTCCACCTACACCGCCGTCGACCTGCACTTCACCGACGGCAGCTACCTGAGTGGACGCTCGCCCGCCGACCAGCACGGCTACCCGCTCACCGGCGCCGGGCAGGGGACCTCGAAGGTGCTCTTCGCCGACCAGTGGAACCTGGTGCAGGCCGACCTCGGCACCGTCGCGCGCGGCAAGACGATCGACCGCATCCTGCTGGCGTACGACAATCCGCAGGCCACCGGGGAGACCCGGTTCCAGGGTTGGCTCGACGACGTCGAGGTGACGGCCGCGCCGGCGTCGATCGACGGCTCGAAGCTGACCAACTACGTCGACACCCGACGGGGCACCAACTCGACCGGCGGTTTCTCGCGCGGCAACAACCTGCCGATCACCGCCGTGCCGAACGGGTTCAACTTCTTCACCCCGGTGACCGACGCGACCTCCGACTCCTGGGAGTACGAGTACCACCGGGTCAACAACGAGGCCAACCTGCCGATGCTCCAGGGCCTGGCGATCTCCCACGAGCCGAGCCCCTGGATGGGTGACCGCAACCAGATGTCGGTGATGCCCGTCGTCGGTGGCGGGCCCCTCACCGGTCAGCCGGCCAGCCGTGCGGTCGCCTTCCGCCACGACGACGAGACGGCGCAGCCGGACCTCTACCGGGTCACGCTCCAGAACGGCCTGGTCGCGGAGGTGTCGCCCACCGACCACGCCGGGATCATGCGGTTCACCTTCCCCACCGGGCAGGCGACCGGAAGTCTCGTCTTCCACAACGGCACGTTCACCATCGGCACGGACGGCACGTTCACCGGTTGGGTCGACAACGGAAGCGGCCTGTCGGCCGGTCGTAGCCGGATGTTCGTCTCCGGCACCTTCGACCGGGCGCCGACGGCGTCCGCCGCGACCTCGGCCACCTTCGACCTCTCCGGATCGCGGGAGGTGACGATGCGTCTCGCCACGTCGTTCCTCTCCGTCGACCAGGCGCGCCGGAACCTCGACCTGGAGGTCACCGGAAAGAGCTTCGCCCAGATCCACGCCGCCGCGACGGCCTCGTGGAAGGACCGGCTCGGCCGGGTCGAGGTGCGGGGCGCCACCGAGGCGCAGCTGGTCACGATGTACTCGAACCTGTACCGGTTGAACCTCTACCCGAACTCGCAGTCGGAGAACACCGGCACCGCCGCCGCGCCGCGCTGGCAGTACGCAAGCCCGGTCGCGGCGGCGACCGGCGCGTCGACAGCCACCCAGACCGGCGCGAAGGTCGTCGACGGCCAGATCTATGTCAACAACGGCTTCTGGGACACCTACCGCACCGTGTGGCCCGCCTACGCGCTGCTGTACCCGGACGTCGCCGCCAAGATCTCCGACGGGTTCGTCCAGCACTACCGTGACGGCGGCTGGATCGCCCGCTGGTCGTCCCCCGGCTACGCCGACCTGATGACCGGCACCAGCGCGAACGTGGCCCTGGCCCAGGCGTACCTCACCGGGGTCAAGCTGCCCGACCCGCTCGCGGCGTACGACGCGGCGGTGAAGGACGCGACCGTCGCGTCCGGGCGCAGCGCGGTCGGACGCAAGGGCATCGAGAGCTCCCTGTTCCTCGGCTACACGCCGACGTCCACCGGGGAGTCGGTGTCCTGGGCGCTGGAGGGCTACATCAACGACTACGGCATCGGCAACATGGGTGCGGCGCTCGCCAAGGACCCGGCCACGCCGAAGTCGGAGCGTGCCCGGCTCAAGGAGGAGTCGCGGTACTTCCTGGAGCGGGCCCGCAACTACGTCCACCTCTTCGACCCGAAGACGAAGCTCTTCCAGGGCCGCGACGCCGCCGGCAACTTCCTCGCCGGTGACCCGCTGGACTGGGGCGGCGTCTACACCGAGACCAACGGGTGGAACTTCGCGTTCACCGCCCAGCAGGACGGCCAAGGCCTGACCAACCTGTACGGCGGGCAGAAGGCGCTGCGGGACAAGCTCGACGCGTTCTTCACCACCCCGGAGAACGCCGACCGCCCCGGTGGGTACGGCGGTGTCATCCACGAGATGCTCGAAGCGCGCGCGGTGCGGATGGGACAGCTCGGCATGAGCAACCAGCCGTCGCACCACATCCCGTACATGTACAACGTCGCCGGCGCGCCGGCGAAGACCCAGGAGAAGGTACGGGAGATCCTGCGCCGCCTCTACGTCGGCAGTGAGATCGGCCAGGGCTACCTGGGCGACGAGGACAACGGCGAGATGTCGTCCTGGTACATCCTCAGCTCGCTGGGCATCTACCCGTTGCAGGCAGGGTCGTCCGAGTGGGCGATCGGCTCGCCGCAGTTCACCAGGATGACAGTGCACCGCAGCAGCGGCGACATCGTCGTCAACGCGCCGAACAACAGCGCGGCGAACGTCTACGTGCAGGACGTCAAGGTCAACGGTAAGAAGCAGCGCGGCCTGTCAGTGGATGTGGCGGCGCTCGCCAAGGGCGGCACCATCGACTTCCAGATGGGCTCCAAGCCGTCGTCGTGGGGCACCGGCAAGAATGACGCGCCGCCGTCGCTCACCAAGGGTGACGAGGCGCCGAAGCCGTTGCAGGACGTCACCGGTCCCGGTCTCGGCACCGCGACCGCGACCGGCGGTCAGGACGCGTCGAAGCTGTTCGACGACTCGTCGACCACCCAGCTGACCTTCACCTCGGCGACCCCCCAGATCACCTGGGCCTTCCGTGGTGGCAAGCAGAAGCCGAAGTACTACACGGTCACGTCCGGCGCCGGTGTGGGCGATCCGGCGGACTGGCGCCTGCAGGGCTCCAACGACGGTCTCACCTGGACCACAGTGGACTCCCGCACCGGCCAGGTGTTCCCGTGGCGCAACCAGACCCGCCCGTACTCGATCGACAAGCCGGGGCGGTTCGCGCAGTTCCGCCTCGCCGTCACGAAGACGGTCGGCGCCGCGCAGACCAACCTCGCCGAGGTCGAGCTGCTCGCCGGGGGTGACCTCGACCTCGGCGGCGGCGACATCGCGGTCACCGCCGCGGACGGCGTGCACGCGACGACAGGCGTACCCGTCTCGGTGCCGTTGGCCACCGTCACCGGCGGCGACGCCAGCGGCTACCAGGCCACCATCGACTGGGGTGACGGCACGCCGGTCACCGCGGGCACCGTGACGTTGAGTTCGCGGGCCGTCTACCGCATCGGTGGGTCCCACACCTACGCCACGCCGGGCTACCACCAGGCGAACGTCACGGTCACCGACGGCGACAGCCAGAGCTCCGCGACGGTCGGCGTCGAGGTGGCGTACGCCCCGGCCTCCGGTCTCACCGCCGCGTTCGACAGCGTCTGCGTCGGTGACGAAGGGACACTCGCGGCAGACTGCGACGCCAAGTCGTGGGCGTACTCGCGGGCGGCCCTCGCTGCGGGCGGTGTGACCCAGGGTCAGCAGCGGCAGGTTCCCGGAACCGAGCTGCGGTTCACAGTGCCGGTGATCCCGGCCGGGCAGCCGGACAACGCCACCGGCAACGGGGCGACTGTCGTCCTCGACCTCCCGGAGGACGCGAAGAGCATCTCGTTCATCGGCGCCGGAACGCAGGGCAACCAGAGCACCACCGGCACGGCGACGTTCAGCGACGGCAGCACGGCCAGCATTCCGATCCAGTTGAGCGACTGGACGCTGGGCGGCAACGCCAACGGCACCCCGTCCTACGGCAACATCATCGTCGCGCGGACGGCGTACCGGTTGCAGGGCACGAGCCGCGACGGCGCCCAGCCGTTCCTGTTCGCCACCGCGCCGTACCAGATCCCGGCGGGCAAGACACTGGTGTCGGTGACCCTGCCGACGCAGACCGGTGACCCTCGCTCGGCGGGCCGGATCCACGTGTTCGCCGTGGCCAACGACGGCACGCCCGCCCCGGCGCTGACGACCGCCGCCCCGAAGGACCAGACGGCCACCGCCGGGCAGGCCCTCGCGGCGAACCTCGGAGCGGTGACCGGCGGCGTTCCCGGTACGACGGGCTACCGTGCCCGCGTCCAGTGGGGTGACGGCACGGTTCCGGACGACGTGACGATCGGCGCGTCCGGTGCGATGAGTGGCCGGCACGCCTACGCACGGGAGGGCACCTACACGGTGCGCGTCACCGCGTGGGACACGTTGTCGAGCAGCACCGGGTCCTTCACGGTGACCGTGGCTCGGGGCGGATCGCAGCCGGCGATCGCGCTGTCCGCGTCCGGCACCGTCACCACCGGTGGCGCGATCACCGTCGACGGCAGCGGCTTCGCCGCCGGCGAGCAGGTGACCGTCAGCGTCGGCACCGACCCGGCCCGGACCGTGAAGGTCGCGGCCTCCGCGACGGGAACGGTCCGCGCCTCGGTGCCGACCTCCGGTGACGCGCAACCCGGCCGGTACGCCGTCACCGCGACTGGGGCGTCCTCGCGTACGCCGGCCACGGCCACCGTCCAGGTGACCGGGGAGCCGGAGGCGCGGACCTACCAGCCGCGGGTGGCGCTGTTGACCACCTCGGGACCGCGCGGTACGTCGATCATGTTCGACGGTTCCGGGTTCGCTCCGAACGAGGTGGTCACGATCGCCTTCGGGACCGGACTGGCGGTCAGCACCGTGCGCGCGAACGGTGACGGCGTCATCTCCGGCGCGACGGTAAGCGTTCCGGGTGCGGCGAAGGCGGGCGCGACAAGTGTCACGCTGAACGGCGCCACGTCGGCGACGAAGGTGTCCCGGCCGTTCACCGTCACCGGCTAG
- a CDS encoding glycoside hydrolase family 19 protein, with translation MTRLRALVALAALIVAGGLVAVIPATAASAAACSASWQAPAVYWGDAQVSHNGRNYRAKWWTQNEAPPGTTGVWEDLGACGGGTTPPTGGTCSYPNWTAGTWYATGAIVRYTNGSYYIAEHDNPGYDPVVSTWYWEPYTCGGQPPTTPPPTNPGGFVVTEAQFNQMFPGRNSFYTYSGLVAALSAYPAFARSGSATVQRQEAAAFLANVYHETGGLVHVVEQNTANYPHYCDYGQPYGCPAGQAAYYGRGPIQLSWNFNYNAAGNALNLPLLTNPWLVQTDASVAWKTGIWYWMTQNGPGTMTAHNAMVNGAGFGQTIRSINGSIECNGGNPAQVQSRVTRYQQFVGILGVSAGANLYC, from the coding sequence ATGACGAGACTGCGCGCGCTGGTCGCGCTGGCGGCACTGATCGTCGCCGGTGGGCTGGTGGCGGTCATCCCGGCCACCGCCGCGTCGGCGGCGGCCTGTTCAGCATCGTGGCAGGCACCGGCCGTCTACTGGGGAGACGCCCAGGTCTCCCACAACGGCCGTAACTACCGGGCGAAGTGGTGGACCCAGAACGAGGCGCCGCCGGGCACGACGGGTGTCTGGGAGGACCTCGGCGCATGTGGCGGGGGCACCACGCCGCCCACCGGGGGGACCTGCAGCTACCCGAACTGGACCGCCGGGACCTGGTACGCCACCGGGGCGATAGTGCGGTACACAAACGGTTCCTACTACATCGCCGAGCACGACAACCCGGGGTACGACCCCGTCGTCAGCACCTGGTACTGGGAGCCGTACACCTGTGGCGGTCAGCCACCGACCACCCCGCCGCCCACCAACCCGGGCGGCTTCGTGGTCACCGAGGCCCAGTTCAACCAGATGTTCCCAGGTCGCAACTCGTTCTACACGTACTCCGGACTTGTCGCCGCGCTCAGCGCCTACCCGGCGTTCGCGCGCAGCGGCAGCGCCACCGTCCAACGGCAGGAGGCCGCGGCCTTCCTGGCGAACGTCTACCACGAGACCGGCGGGCTCGTGCACGTGGTCGAGCAGAACACCGCGAACTACCCGCACTACTGCGACTACGGGCAGCCGTACGGGTGCCCTGCCGGGCAGGCCGCCTACTACGGGCGGGGCCCGATCCAGCTCAGTTGGAACTTCAACTACAACGCGGCGGGTAACGCGCTCAACCTGCCGCTGTTGACGAACCCGTGGCTGGTGCAGACCGACGCGTCGGTGGCCTGGAAGACAGGTATCTGGTACTGGATGACCCAGAACGGTCCAGGCACCATGACCGCCCACAACGCGATGGTCAACGGCGCCGGGTTCGGTCAGACGATCCGCAGCATCAACGGCTCGATCGAGTGCAACGGCGGAAATCCCGCCCAGGTGCAGAGTCGCGTCACCAGGTACCAGCAGTTCGTCGGCATCCTCGGCGTGTCCGCCGGAGCCAACCTCTACTGCTGA
- a CDS encoding polysaccharide deacetylase family protein: MSRLFPRTALWSRRLRAALAVLATAVAMCGVVLAATSTPSSAATCNGYVGLTFDDGPTGSTSSLLNVLRTNGVRATMFNVGQNVQNNRSAAQAQVSAGMWVANHSWNHAHMTSMSQSQMQSDLSQTSSAIQSATGSRPTLFRPPYGETNSTLQSVASSLGMRQVIWDVDSQDWNGASVSQIVANASRLQAGQVILMHDGIQNTRDAIPQIMANLTSRNLCPGMISPSTGRAVAPDGTTPPPTTTPPPAGGTCTATATTPNVWGDRYNTSVTVSGASTWTVVVAITSPQRVTTIWNGTATWDSSGTVMTMRSNGSGNTFGFTTMTNGNSSARPQIRSCTSG; encoded by the coding sequence ATGAGCAGGCTCTTCCCCCGCACCGCCCTGTGGTCGAGGCGGTTGCGCGCGGCGCTCGCCGTCCTGGCCACCGCCGTCGCCATGTGCGGCGTCGTCCTCGCGGCCACCTCGACCCCGTCGAGCGCCGCCACCTGCAACGGCTATGTCGGCCTCACCTTCGACGACGGTCCGACCGGCAGCACCAGCTCGCTGCTGAACGTGCTGCGCACCAACGGCGTACGCGCCACCATGTTCAACGTCGGGCAGAACGTCCAGAACAACCGGTCGGCCGCGCAGGCCCAGGTGTCAGCCGGCATGTGGGTCGCCAACCACAGCTGGAACCACGCACACATGACCTCGATGAGCCAGTCGCAGATGCAGTCGGACCTGTCCCAGACCAGCTCGGCGATCCAGTCGGCGACCGGCAGCCGACCGACGCTGTTCCGGCCGCCCTACGGCGAGACCAACTCCACGTTGCAGTCCGTCGCGTCGTCGCTGGGCATGCGCCAGGTGATCTGGGACGTGGACTCCCAGGACTGGAACGGCGCCAGCGTCAGCCAGATCGTGGCCAACGCGAGCCGACTCCAGGCCGGTCAGGTCATCCTGATGCACGACGGGATCCAGAACACCCGCGACGCGATCCCCCAGATCATGGCCAACCTGACCAGTCGCAACCTGTGCCCCGGCATGATCTCGCCGTCCACCGGCCGCGCGGTAGCGCCCGACGGCACCACCCCGCCGCCCACCACCACCCCGCCGCCCGCCGGCGGCACCTGCACCGCCACCGCCACGACCCCCAACGTCTGGGGCGACAGGTACAACACGTCGGTGACGGTCAGCGGCGCCAGCACGTGGACAGTGGTCGTGGCCATCACCTCGCCCCAGCGGGTCACCACCATCTGGAACGGCACCGCCACCTGGGACAGCAGCGGCACCGTCATGACCATGCGGTCCAACGGCAGCGGCAACACCTTCGGCTTCACCACGATGACCAACGGCAACAGCAGCGCCCGCCCGCAGATCCGTTCCTGCACCTCGGGTTGA
- a CDS encoding acetamidase/formamidase family protein, with product MRHTLIPGDDSLHGHFSPDVPPVLTIDPGDTVTYRTLDCWWSAGPYPGGPNRDRPRVAQHQPDHGHALIGPVAVRGARAGQTLVVRIDAVVPASWGTTVAGGWPSGFNERYGVQDQQVVHAWTLDPVTMTGRSQHGHAVALRPFMGVLGMPPAEPGRHSTTPPRPWGGNLDCRDLTAGSTLLLPIPVDDALFSVGDGHAAQGDGEVGGTAIECPMDEVTLTFDVRDDFPVTGPVARTPDAWLTLGVGASLDDATFAALDSMLTLMQRLHSLSRADAVALASIAVDVRVTQIVNQSVGAHAVLRDDALRWPDADSVGGRR from the coding sequence ATGCGACACACCCTCATCCCGGGGGATGACAGCCTCCACGGTCACTTCTCCCCCGATGTCCCGCCGGTGCTCACCATCGACCCCGGCGACACAGTCACCTATCGCACCCTGGACTGCTGGTGGTCCGCCGGCCCGTACCCGGGCGGACCGAACCGGGACCGGCCCCGGGTCGCGCAGCACCAACCCGACCACGGACACGCGTTGATCGGTCCGGTCGCGGTCCGCGGTGCGCGCGCCGGACAGACCCTCGTGGTACGCATCGACGCGGTCGTCCCGGCCAGTTGGGGAACCACAGTGGCCGGCGGCTGGCCGAGCGGGTTCAACGAGCGCTACGGCGTGCAGGACCAACAGGTGGTGCACGCCTGGACGCTGGACCCGGTGACGATGACCGGCCGCAGCCAGCATGGCCACGCTGTCGCGCTGCGGCCCTTCATGGGAGTGCTCGGCATGCCACCCGCGGAGCCGGGACGGCACTCGACGACCCCACCGCGCCCCTGGGGCGGCAATCTGGACTGCCGGGACCTCACCGCCGGCAGCACTCTCCTGCTGCCGATCCCGGTCGACGACGCGCTGTTCTCCGTCGGGGACGGGCACGCCGCACAGGGTGACGGCGAGGTCGGCGGCACCGCGATCGAGTGTCCGATGGACGAGGTGACGTTGACCTTCGACGTGCGCGACGACTTTCCGGTCACCGGCCCGGTGGCTCGTACCCCCGATGCCTGGCTGACGCTTGGCGTCGGTGCGTCCCTCGACGACGCCACGTTCGCCGCCCTGGACTCGATGCTGACCCTGATGCAGCGGCTGCACTCGCTCAGCCGCGCGGACGCGGTGGCGCTGGCCAGCATCGCTGTCGACGTACGGGTGACGCAGATCGTCAACCAGAGCGTCGGCGCACACGCGGTGCTCCGCGACGACGCGCTGCGCTGGCCGGACGCCGATTCTGTCGGGGGCCGCCGTTAG
- a CDS encoding WGR domain-containing protein — MSQETTYLELSEVDGAHKFYEVIVDNATLTVRYGRIGDQGQVKASAYPDNARARAAAAKKIGEKVRKGYAPAVPGVRQKRTVSRRQIVSTRSTAHTAPVLWRYDSGAPAFGIFVDGQHCMVGNEHGVITTLDHDAQVRGQVRLPDGVKCIVADDAWIYAGCDDGNVYDLSGKVPRVAYAIAPEIDIYWLDIHDGVLGVSDADGGITAVDHEDEFLWRRPGRGRSAWMVRCDNDAIYHGHSQGVTGYEWRTGGELWHTTTGSVLFGWQEHGSVFAGTGTREVVRLSKSGRLERTYRCDAPVFSCATAEGGRYVFAGDSQSSIYCFDAAGTRLWKLGTGCGSAYSMQYHDDRLYVVTTGGHLACIDASEPAIRAAQAGDVPQVRDIKAPRQAPQPVQPTIVEVTSDLGAGVVVQCLDDRGRLRVQVLSDGYRRDWSVQFPKGIREPGARYLVTEVRESSRGGYYRAYGDIRRLR; from the coding sequence ATGTCCCAGGAGACGACCTACCTCGAACTGTCCGAAGTGGACGGTGCGCACAAGTTCTACGAGGTCATCGTCGACAACGCCACACTGACGGTGCGCTACGGCCGGATCGGTGACCAGGGGCAGGTCAAGGCGAGTGCCTATCCGGACAACGCCCGGGCCCGGGCCGCCGCGGCGAAGAAGATCGGGGAGAAGGTCCGCAAGGGCTACGCGCCGGCGGTCCCCGGGGTCCGCCAGAAGCGCACCGTGTCGCGGCGGCAGATCGTGAGCACCCGCTCCACCGCCCACACCGCCCCGGTGCTCTGGCGCTACGACTCCGGCGCCCCCGCGTTCGGCATCTTCGTCGACGGGCAGCACTGCATGGTCGGCAACGAGCACGGTGTCATCACGACGCTCGACCACGACGCGCAGGTCCGCGGCCAGGTCCGCCTTCCCGACGGGGTGAAGTGCATCGTCGCCGACGACGCCTGGATCTACGCCGGCTGCGACGACGGCAACGTCTACGACCTGTCCGGCAAGGTGCCCCGGGTGGCGTACGCGATCGCCCCGGAGATCGACATCTACTGGCTGGACATCCACGACGGCGTCCTCGGCGTCTCCGACGCCGACGGCGGCATCACCGCCGTCGACCACGAGGACGAGTTCCTGTGGCGTCGTCCCGGGCGGGGGCGTTCGGCCTGGATGGTGCGGTGCGACAACGACGCCATCTACCACGGCCACTCGCAGGGCGTGACCGGCTACGAGTGGCGTACCGGCGGGGAGCTGTGGCACACCACTACCGGTTCGGTGCTCTTCGGCTGGCAGGAGCACGGCAGCGTGTTCGCCGGGACGGGCACCCGCGAGGTGGTGCGCCTGTCCAAGTCGGGTCGCCTCGAACGCACCTACCGCTGCGACGCCCCGGTCTTCTCCTGCGCCACCGCCGAAGGCGGTCGGTACGTCTTCGCCGGCGACAGCCAGTCTTCGATCTACTGCTTCGACGCGGCGGGCACCCGGCTGTGGAAGCTCGGCACCGGCTGCGGCTCGGCGTACTCCATGCAGTACCACGACGACCGGCTCTACGTCGTCACCACCGGCGGCCATCTGGCCTGCATCGACGCGAGCGAGCCGGCCATCCGCGCGGCGCAGGCCGGTGACGTTCCCCAGGTCCGCGACATCAAGGCCCCCCGCCAGGCGCCCCAGCCGGTGCAACCGACGATCGTCGAGGTGACAAGCGACCTGGGCGCGGGCGTGGTCGTGCAGTGCCTTGACGATCGGGGGCGGCTGCGGGTTCAGGTGCTCTCCGACGGCTACCGGCGCGACTGGTCGGTGCAGTTTCCCAAGGGGATTCGCGAGCCGGGCGCCCGCTATCTGGTGACCGAGGTACGGGAGTCCAGCCGCGGTGGTTACTACCGCGCGTACGGCGACATCCGCCGTCTGCGCTGA